The nucleotide sequence GGAAGGGGTACTTGACCGTCGCCGGCCTCTTAAAGATATTGGAGAATACGCTCTTTAGGAGGGGGGGTAGGCTTACCAATTGCCCCGCCTCTTAGCTAGCTCGTAGATGGTTGCCACCTCCCTATGCCCATCCTCCACATTGACTATGGCCACGCGGTCTGAGCATGAGAAGCAGGGGTCTATGCTAACTAGCGTTGCCGGTATGTCTGCTATATAGCCTCCCTTAAGCATCTCGCACACCGCGGGCATGTTTGCGTAGGTAGGCGTTCTAACTTTTACTCGATCTGGGGTCGGTGAGCCTCTACCGTAGACGTGGTAGTTTAAATCCCCCCTAGGGGCCTCGATAACACTAAACCCCTCGCCCGCCGGGATGACCCTCGGGGCCCTTACTTTCACAGGGCCGCTCGGAAGCTTCTTGAGGCATTGGCTAACTAGCCCCATGGCCTCCACGGCCTCGTCCACTCTTACCATTAGCCTAGCCCACACGTCGCCCTCTTCGTAGAAGACGGGCTTGAAGTCTAGCTCCTCATAGGCAGCGTACGGCAAGTCCCTCCTAATATCTACCTCTACACCTGAGGCTCTGGCGACAGGGCCTACTGCGCATAGCTCTATTGCCCTAGCTTGGCTAAGGACGCCTACGTTGCACGTCCTAGCCCTCAACGTAGGGTCTTCAGCAAATACTACGCGGTACTTCTTGAACTGCTCCTTCAGCCTATCCATAGCCTTCAGCGCGTCCTGAACTAGCCTATCGTCTACGTCCCTGCGGACGCCGCCGACTATGTTGAAGCCGCTATTTATCCTATTGCCGGTAAGCCTCTCAAACAGATCCATTACTAGCTCGCGATCTCTCCATAGTAGCATAAACAGCGTGGTGAAGCCTAGTAGCTCCCCCGCTACGCCTAGGAGTAGCATGTGGCTATGGATCCTATTTAGCTCGTGGGCCACCGTCCTTAAGAAGAGCGCTCTCCTAGGGGGCTCGATGCCGCACACGTCTTCGATCGCTTGGACGTAGCATAGGCTGTGCGCCACATTACAAATGCCGCAGATGCGCTCAGCTAAGTAGACCCCTCTGACAAAGTCCCTTCCCTCAAGCGCCTTCTCGATGCCGCGGTGCACGTAGCCCATCTTGACGTCTACGTCGACCACGGCCTCCCCCTCAACCTTAAAGACGAAGCGCTCTGGCTCGTGGAGCGCTGGGTGCTGGGGGCCGATGACTAGGTCTATGCTAGACACTACTCAAGCACCTCTAGCTTAGCGTCTTTCCTAAGCGGGTAGAGGCCTTCAGGCCACTCCTCTGGTAGGAAGAGCTTAGATAAGTTGGGGTGGTTCTTGAAGCGCACCCCCAGGGCCTCGTAGGCCTCTCTCTCATATAGAATAGACCCGGGGATCAGGTCTACTATGGTCTCTACT is from Candidatus Nezhaarchaeota archaeon and encodes:
- a CDS encoding nickel-dependent hydrogenase large subunit gives rise to the protein MSSIDLVIGPQHPALHEPERFVFKVEGEAVVDVDVKMGYVHRGIEKALEGRDFVRGVYLAERICGICNVAHSLCYVQAIEDVCGIEPPRRALFLRTVAHELNRIHSHMLLLGVAGELLGFTTLFMLLWRDRELVMDLFERLTGNRINSGFNIVGGVRRDVDDRLVQDALKAMDRLKEQFKKYRVVFAEDPTLRARTCNVGVLSQARAIELCAVGPVARASGVEVDIRRDLPYAAYEELDFKPVFYEEGDVWARLMVRVDEAVEAMGLVSQCLKKLPSGPVKVRAPRVIPAGEGFSVIEAPRGDLNYHVYGRGSPTPDRVKVRTPTYANMPAVCEMLKGGYIADIPATLVSIDPCFSCSDRVAIVNVEDGHREVATIYELAKRRGNW